In Vanessa tameamea isolate UH-Manoa-2023 chromosome 19, ilVanTame1 primary haplotype, whole genome shotgun sequence, one genomic interval encodes:
- the LOC113399476 gene encoding probable G-protein coupled receptor Mth-like 3 has translation MKEIIILLFSLIGLALSTNPCCVNDEIIRPRGFCGNATSKINMHCTLGHMLLKDVILNGYKVSTQDSPSYVFVEDPSLYCLGKMYKNASDPNLGTIPVAVVCFEEIKSSSSDIETGGVLTLISVLFLLATFAVYMYMPQMRDLQGVCYMCMCASMALGFLSLGVLQLSPGFSGEICTISGFLVYFWMMATFFWMNVISINMYRTVEDASYLKKTEKKQYFIYNCYAWGCTIFFLIVALITNFAEGNHYKPGIGDNSCWFNGRTETWLFFYGPIAILIAVNVILFVMSSISLWRHTRKYEVNKLNNLKHKFLVSLKLFLVMGISWIFEIASFAHGAEHIIWKIMDTFNCLQGVVIFLILVVFRRRAIQGLASENCCLCITRPLAEKLSPHDDSDDQQILADDTVEVRLN, from the exons gagataattattttactattttcttTGATCGGATTGGCTCTTTCGACCAATCCTTGCTGTGTCAACGATGAGATTATTCGGCCACGAGGATTCTGTGGGAATGCCACTTCGAAGATCAACATGCATTGTACCCTCGGACACATGCTGCTCAAAGACGTCATCTTAAATGGCTACAAAGTGTCCACACAGGATTCTCCGAGCTATGTGTTTGTAGAGGATCCTAGTTT ATACTGTCTTGGCAAAATGTATAAGAATGCCAGTGATCCCAATCTGGGCACAATTCCAGTGGCGGTTGTGTGCTTCGAGGAGATCAAATCGAGTAGCAGTGACATCGAGACGGGAGGGGTCCTTACGCTTATTTCTGTATTATTCCTCCTCGCCACGTTCGCGGTTTACATGTATATGCCGCAAATGAG GGATCTCCAGGGCGTGTGTTATATGTGCATGTGTGCCAGCATGGCCCTTGGATTCTTATCGCTGGGAGTTTTACAACTCAGTCCAGGGTTCAGTGGCGAAATATGCACGATATCAG gTTTTCTCGTCTACTTCTGGATGATGGCTACATTCTTCTGGATGAATGTGATAAGCATAAACATGTACAGAACTGTAGA aGATGCgagttatttaaagaaaactgagaagaaacaatatttcatatacAATTGCTATGCCTGGGGCTGCACGATTTTCTTTCTGATCGTTGCACTCATTACAAACTTCGCGGAGGGAAATCACTACAAGCCAGGCATCGGCGACAACAGTTGCTGGTTCAACG GTCGTACTGAAACATGGTTATTTTTCTACGGTCCGATAGCCATTCTTATTGCAGTGAATGTTATCCTATTTGTTATGTCATCGATTAGTTTATGGAGGCACACCAGAAAATACGAAGTGAACAAGCTAAATAATCTTAAGCACaa GTTCCTCGTTTCCCTTAAACTTTTCCTCGTTATGGGAATATCTTGGATTTTTGAAATTGCCAGCTTTGCACACGGCGCAGAACACATTATTTG gaAAATAATGGACACGTTTAATTGCCTTCAAGGAGtggtaatatttttgatattggtGGTGTTTAGAAGGCGAGCCATACAAGGACTGGCTAGCGAGAACTGCTGCTTGTGCATAACCCGCCCATTAGCCGAAAAACTAAGTCCCCACGACGATAGTGATGACCAGCAAATTCTAGCCGATGATACTGTAGAGGTCAGGCTTAATTAA
- the LOC113399474 gene encoding probable G-protein coupled receptor Mth-like 5, translating into MYTSFQRLTILILTLYTVKAEIGDVDLNELSEQQNSVKINKCCEPNELMVDSICRLAEQYNQSVWEPEFKTEDGKNTSVKYYRYINGVPNCATTQQRPIFDLGKSEDKLNLLSDGHLQHLIHHEHSSDHIKDDPLITNTYSIHESIVIPQEKEPSFYIHNQDKYCLDKILISSSNATGLYALVCVPEVIINWKDTSFLMKKILNPLFHAISMILFLIVAIIYFVLPTLRDLAGNIITTINICLIVSQAADLVRIFTEYSNHISFMVTDVILYMSLLGAFFWLNSFGFYIWKTFKSRNVFLRVTDVRKYCYYSSVVWSCVGLMAAMAICAHYLLDTGIDPYKKMRLSTTIFIEDVEQETIGWLGIAVFFTPIAFTILFNLFFYITTIKVIKRINIYGRIHYKLKGCFDLFVQLFIIMTMAWIFLLLSWLNFDGLLYAHIVVNLLQAILIFYVCIVRQSHVMFLLRKSCCYAEPIPTGEWGDEMTHMNGGNY; encoded by the exons atgtacACTTCGTTTCAAAGAttgactattttaatattgacactGTATACAGTCAAAGCTGAAATTGGAGACGTTGACTTAAATGAATTGTCGGAACAGCAGAATTcagtgaaaataaacaaatgttgcGAACCTAACGAGCTTATGGTCGACTCTATATGCAGATTAGCTGAACAATATAATCAAA GTGTATGGGAACCAGAATTTAAAACCGAAGATGGCAAAAATACTTCAGTAAAATATTATCGTTATATTAATGGTGTACCAAATTGTGCAACAACGCAACAAAGGCCTATATTTGATTTAGGAAAGTCTGAAGACAA GTTGAATTTGTTATCAGATGGACATCTGCAGCACTTAATTCATCATGAACATAGCTCAGATCATATAAAGGATGACCCACTAATAACGAACACATACAGCATCCATGAATCCATTGTGATACCTCAAGAAAAGGAGCCCTCATTCTATATTCATAACCAAGACAAATATTGTTTAGATAAA ATACTTATATCAAGTTCAAATGCAACTGGACTATATGCATTAGTATGTGTCCCAGaagttataataaattggaAAGATACAAGTTTTCTCATGAAGAAAATATTGAATCCTCTGTTTCACGCTATCTCtatgatattatttctaatagttGCCATTATATACTTTGTGTTACCAACATTACGTGATTTAGCTGGCAACATAATAACAACTATTAATATCTGTTTAATAGTCAGTCAAGCAGCTGACTTAGTAAGGATATTTACCGAGTACAGTAATCATATAAGCTTTATGGTTACAG atgtAATATTGTACATGAGTCTCCTGGGTGCATTCTTTTGGCTTAACAGTTTCGGTTTCTACATCTGGAAGAcattcaa ATCCCGAAATGTCTTCTTAAGAGTAACGGATGTTCGTAAATATTGCTACTACTCAAGTGTAGTTTGGTCATGTGTTGGTCTAATGGCTGCTATGGCTATATGCGCACACTATCTACTTGATACTGGCATAGATCCATATAAGAAGATGCGACTttcaacaacaatatttattgagGATGTTGAACAAGAAACAATAg gaTGGCTGGGAATAGCTGTATTTTTCACCCCCATCGCTTTTaccatattatttaatctattcttTTACATAACAACTATAAAAGTTatcaaaagaataaatatatatggaagGATTCATTACAAGCTCAAAGGATG tTTCGACTTATTTGTGCAACTATTCATAATAATGACAATGGCATGGATTTTCCTACTGCTGTCTTGGCTGAACTTTGATGGTTTGTTATACGCACATATAGTCGTAAATTTACTGCAAGCAATATTGATATTCTATGTGTGTATAGTGAGACAATCGCATGTCATGTTTCTGCTACGAAAGAGTTGTTGTTATGCAGAACCTATACCCACTGGGGAGTGGGGAGATGAGATGACTCATATGAATGGTggtaattattga